The following are encoded in a window of Roseivirga misakiensis genomic DNA:
- a CDS encoding START-like domain-containing protein, with protein MGKNKFITEFEINASQKILFPYLSTASGLAQWFADDVNINEDKVYSFLWDGDQHLAKKVAQKANVSVKFEFLPETEEDEDDPNYIELKLNVNELTQSVFIQITDYSDLDDEEEQEDLWENIVYSLKQLIGG; from the coding sequence ATGGGGAAGAATAAATTTATCACTGAATTTGAAATCAATGCATCACAAAAGATTTTGTTCCCATATTTGAGCACCGCGAGTGGGCTGGCACAATGGTTTGCAGATGATGTAAATATCAACGAAGACAAGGTTTATAGCTTTCTGTGGGATGGAGATCAACACTTGGCGAAGAAAGTAGCTCAAAAAGCCAATGTGAGTGTCAAATTTGAGTTTCTACCGGAAACAGAAGAGGACGAAGATGATCCCAACTATATCGAACTCAAACTCAATGTAAACGAGTTGACACAATCCGTTTTTATTCAAATTACAGACTATTCAGATCTCGATGATGAGGAAGAACAAGAAGATCTTTGGGAGAATATTGTCTACAGTCTCAAGCAACTGATAGGGGGCTAA
- a CDS encoding DUF5686 and carboxypeptidase-like regulatory domain-containing protein codes for MKLKSIFFTFIFLASLTGINAQTVITGKVIDAESGDPIPFANVVIKGTTIGSTTDFEGLYRIEGDAKSDSIFVSYIGYEKKYKVYKKGITQTVNFQLQPEATALDDFVVYARKQENPAFAIMRSVMDNKKNNDKRGLAAYEYESYNKIEIDVDNITDKLREKKYMQKITAVLDSIETIAGEDGKPILPLFISESLSKFYYRDNPRLQKEEVQKTRIKGVGIEDGSLISQIIGSSFQEYNFYQNRMTIVEREFASPIGDAWRLLYDYELEDSLYVGDDFCYLLDFKPKNDQELAFIGKVWITKDEFAIKQIDATMQPTANLNFIEKIKIQQELEKTEKGQWLPIKSRILIDVLELTNKSAGFLAKFYSSNKNLKVTEPKPTRFFERTIELAEDAREQDEAFWASRRHDKLSDTEVNVMAMIDSLNQVPFVKTWTEIFKTIARGYVEVGKLDLGPWPFLVGANDVEGFRLRIGGRTNENFSRKWQFNGYGAYGFSDERFKYGLGAGIILDRDKWTTLNLSYRNDIDQFGIQPDPLTNLGDGSAFLALTQLGNLVRPFRYQQYRFVASRQFSRSFSAVLQLNKQDYRPEFDFRYRTDLTRTDSPLATDFSATEAIIRLKFARDETFLINDNSRFSLGTLRWPIFLFSYTRGFKGIGGDFEYNKVNFGVSQRVKLGFWGVSTYQVSAGKIFDDVPYPLLTAHIGNEQFVYTDIAYNTMNFFEFVSQSYASLSYQHKFGGFVFNRIPLMKKLKWRLVGTGNLLFGGVSDSTLGVQVTRDESGNELPFFNVLENGRPFAEVGLGVENIFKFFRVDFVRRLTYLENPGIDRTSIKFSFNLSL; via the coding sequence TTGAAACTGAAATCAATATTTTTCACATTTATTTTTTTAGCTAGCCTAACAGGAATTAACGCTCAAACGGTAATCACGGGTAAGGTAATAGATGCTGAATCTGGTGACCCAATTCCATTTGCCAATGTGGTCATAAAAGGTACAACAATCGGTTCTACCACCGACTTTGAGGGACTTTATAGAATAGAAGGAGATGCCAAATCTGATTCAATTTTCGTTTCCTACATAGGTTACGAAAAGAAGTACAAGGTGTATAAAAAAGGTATTACCCAGACCGTTAACTTCCAATTACAGCCTGAAGCCACCGCATTAGACGATTTTGTCGTTTATGCCAGAAAGCAAGAAAATCCGGCATTTGCCATTATGCGTTCCGTAATGGACAACAAAAAGAACAACGATAAAAGAGGCTTAGCTGCCTACGAATACGAGAGTTACAATAAGATTGAAATTGATGTAGATAACATCACCGATAAATTAAGGGAGAAAAAGTACATGCAGAAGATCACTGCAGTGCTCGATTCTATTGAGACCATAGCTGGCGAGGACGGCAAGCCAATTTTGCCGCTGTTTATCTCAGAATCGCTATCAAAATTCTACTATCGAGACAATCCAAGACTTCAAAAAGAGGAAGTTCAAAAAACAAGGATAAAAGGAGTCGGAATCGAAGACGGTTCATTGATTTCACAAATCATTGGCTCGTCATTTCAAGAGTACAATTTTTACCAGAATAGAATGACAATTGTAGAGCGTGAATTTGCTTCACCTATCGGTGATGCATGGCGATTGCTGTACGATTATGAGTTGGAAGATAGCCTTTATGTTGGCGATGATTTTTGCTACCTCCTAGATTTTAAGCCTAAAAACGATCAGGAATTGGCCTTTATCGGTAAAGTCTGGATCACCAAAGACGAATTTGCAATTAAGCAGATAGACGCCACTATGCAGCCCACGGCTAATCTGAACTTTATTGAGAAAATTAAAATCCAGCAAGAACTCGAGAAAACCGAAAAAGGCCAATGGTTGCCAATAAAGTCTCGTATACTGATCGATGTACTTGAATTGACCAATAAGTCCGCTGGTTTCTTAGCCAAGTTTTATAGCTCCAATAAGAATCTCAAAGTAACTGAACCTAAGCCTACTCGATTTTTTGAAAGAACGATTGAACTAGCCGAAGATGCTCGAGAACAGGATGAAGCTTTTTGGGCTAGCCGTAGACATGACAAACTAAGCGATACGGAAGTAAATGTAATGGCCATGATCGACTCTTTGAATCAAGTGCCATTTGTAAAAACATGGACCGAAATATTTAAGACAATCGCCCGTGGATATGTGGAGGTAGGCAAATTGGACCTTGGTCCATGGCCTTTCTTGGTAGGAGCCAATGACGTAGAAGGTTTCCGATTGAGAATAGGGGGTAGAACAAATGAAAACTTCAGCCGCAAATGGCAATTTAACGGTTATGGAGCTTACGGTTTCTCAGACGAAAGATTCAAGTATGGTTTAGGTGCTGGGATTATATTGGATAGAGATAAATGGACCACGCTAAACCTCAGCTATCGAAATGATATCGATCAATTCGGTATTCAACCCGACCCTTTAACAAACCTTGGAGATGGTAGTGCCTTTTTAGCCCTAACACAACTAGGCAACCTCGTAAGACCATTTAGGTACCAGCAATACAGGTTTGTAGCATCCAGACAATTCTCAAGGTCTTTTTCTGCGGTTTTACAACTTAATAAACAAGATTATCGCCCAGAATTTGACTTCAGGTATCGAACAGACTTAACCAGAACTGATTCACCATTAGCAACAGATTTCTCCGCTACCGAAGCGATCATTAGATTGAAGTTTGCCAGGGACGAGACCTTTTTGATCAACGATAATAGCCGTTTTAGTTTGGGAACACTACGTTGGCCAATATTCTTATTCTCTTATACGCGTGGGTTCAAAGGAATAGGAGGAGACTTTGAATACAACAAAGTTAATTTTGGTGTATCCCAAAGAGTCAAGCTTGGTTTCTGGGGTGTATCGACCTATCAAGTAAGTGCAGGTAAAATCTTTGACGATGTGCCTTATCCGCTATTAACAGCTCACATTGGTAATGAGCAATTCGTCTACACAGATATAGCGTATAATACCATGAACTTCTTCGAGTTCGTAAGTCAGTCATATGCTTCCTTGAGCTATCAACACAAATTCGGTGGGTTCGTTTTCAACAGAATTCCTTTGATGAAGAAGCTCAAATGGAGATTGGTCGGTACAGGTAATTTACTATTTGGCGGCGTGAGCGATAGTACATTGGGTGTACAAGTCACTAGAGATGAAAGTGGAAATGAATTACCATTTTTCAATGTTTTAGAAAATGGAAGACCATTTGCCGAGGTAGGTCTCGGTGTTGAAAATATATTCAAGTTTTTCAGAGTAGACTTCGTTCGAAGACTAACTTATCTAGAGAACCCAGGCATAGATAGAACAAGTATTAAATTCAGCTTCAATCTTTCTTTATAA
- the infC gene encoding translation initiation factor IF-3, with amino-acid sequence MRRRYPPRGRVEEPYKVNGRITAAEVRVVGENVEQGVFPISKALEMARGQGLDLVEISPKAVPPVCKVIDYSKFKYEQKKKQKEIKAKAAKTVLKEIRFGPNTDDHDFDFKLKHAINFLKEGAKVKAYVHFKGRTIVYKERGEILLLKFAQALEEYAKVEQLPKLEGKRMFLFLSPKTGKK; translated from the coding sequence ATGAGAAGACGCTACCCGCCAAGAGGTAGGGTGGAAGAGCCATATAAGGTCAATGGCCGAATTACTGCAGCCGAAGTTCGCGTTGTAGGAGAAAATGTAGAACAGGGTGTTTTCCCAATCAGTAAAGCGTTAGAAATGGCGCGAGGACAGGGACTAGACCTAGTAGAAATCTCGCCTAAGGCAGTACCTCCTGTTTGTAAGGTAATAGATTACTCAAAATTTAAGTACGAGCAGAAAAAGAAGCAGAAAGAAATTAAAGCTAAAGCTGCTAAAACAGTACTAAAAGAAATCAGGTTTGGTCCGAATACGGATGACCATGATTTTGATTTTAAATTAAAACACGCGATTAACTTCCTTAAGGAAGGTGCTAAGGTAAAAGCCTATGTACATTTTAAGGGAAGGACGATTGTATATAAAGAAAGAGGCGAAATTTTGCTTCTTAAATTTGCTCAAGCTTTAGAGGAATATGCTAAAGTGGAGCAGTTACCAAAATTAGAGGGTAAGAGGATGTTTCTCTTTTTATCACCTAAAACAGGAAAGAAATAA
- the rpsO gene encoding 30S ribosomal protein S15 → MYLSSEKKQELFENHGRSKAKTDTGSPESQISLFTYRINYLTEHLKANKKDHSTRLGLLKLVGKRRRLLDYLYNRDIERYRAIIAELNLRK, encoded by the coding sequence ATGTATTTATCAAGCGAGAAGAAACAAGAGCTGTTTGAGAATCATGGTCGGTCAAAAGCAAAGACAGATACAGGGTCTCCTGAATCTCAAATCTCACTTTTCACTTACCGTATTAATTATCTTACAGAGCACTTAAAAGCCAACAAAAAAGATCACTCAACAAGATTAGGTCTTTTGAAATTAGTAGGTAAGAGAAGAAGATTGTTAGATTACCTTTACAACAGGGATATCGAAAGATATAGAGCAATCATCGCAGAGTTGAATTTGAGAAAATAA
- the rplT gene encoding 50S ribosomal protein L20: MPRSVNTVASRAKRKRILKQAKGYWGRRKNVWTVAKNAVEKGLVYSYRDRKAKKREFRKLWIQRINAGARLHGMSYSQFMGKLGQSGVELNRKVLADLAMNHPEAFKAVIDKVNK, from the coding sequence ATGCCAAGATCAGTTAACACAGTAGCATCAAGAGCTAAAAGAAAAAGAATCCTCAAACAGGCCAAAGGGTACTGGGGGAGAAGAAAAAATGTATGGACGGTAGCAAAAAATGCCGTTGAAAAAGGTCTCGTTTATTCTTATAGAGACAGAAAAGCAAAGAAAAGAGAATTTAGAAAGCTTTGGATCCAGCGAATCAATGCTGGTGCAAGACTTCACGGTATGTCTTACTCTCAGTTTATGGGTAAATTAGGACAGTCTGGAGTTGAATTAAACAGAAAGGTGCTTGCAGATCTTGCAATGAATCACCCTGAAGCATTCAAAGCTGTTATCGATAAAGTAAACAAATAA
- a CDS encoding TrmH family RNA methyltransferase, with protein MSKEIIDMLATYVTPNKLALIDKVLSERTRHLTVVLEDIYHAQNASAVMRTCDCFGIQDLYITQRLHDYEVNPNVVRGASKWITLHKYERESMSTEKCFKDLRKKNYRIVGTTPSSEVASIHELDLTQKTAIVFGTELGGLTKYAREQVDELVHVPMYGFTESFNISVSAALILQEFVKRLKFSDIVWQLTEKEQEELKLEWFSRIVKRSDLHIKNYLKERSEKLEG; from the coding sequence TTGAGTAAGGAAATAATTGACATGTTAGCCACCTATGTAACGCCTAATAAATTGGCGCTCATAGATAAAGTGCTGTCCGAAAGAACACGTCACCTTACCGTAGTATTAGAAGATATTTATCATGCCCAAAATGCAAGTGCTGTCATGCGTACCTGCGACTGTTTTGGCATTCAAGATTTATACATCACACAACGGCTTCATGATTATGAAGTGAATCCGAATGTAGTAAGAGGCGCTTCAAAATGGATCACTCTGCACAAGTACGAAAGAGAATCTATGAGTACTGAAAAGTGCTTTAAGGATTTAAGGAAGAAAAATTATCGAATTGTTGGGACAACCCCTTCAAGCGAAGTTGCATCTATACATGAGTTAGACTTAACGCAAAAGACTGCGATAGTTTTTGGGACAGAGTTGGGTGGTTTAACGAAGTATGCACGCGAACAGGTAGATGAATTAGTACATGTGCCGATGTATGGTTTTACGGAATCATTTAATATTTCGGTAAGTGCAGCGTTAATACTTCAAGAATTTGTAAAACGACTTAAATTCAGTGATATCGTCTGGCAGTTGACAGAAAAAGAGCAAGAAGAATTAAAACTTGAGTGGTTTTCTAGAATTGTCAAGAGGTCCGATTTACACATAAAAAACTATCTAAAGGAACGTTCTGAAAAACTTGAGGGTTAA
- the thrS gene encoding threonine--tRNA ligase → MSQEQIKITLPDESIREYASGASAMDVAVSISEGLARNVLAAEVNGEVWDANRPMSQDSSVKLLTWNDQDGKSTFWHSSAHLMAEALEALYPGVKLGIGPAIENGYYYDVDFGEQEFDSAHLEKIEQKMLELARQKNTFIRKDISKADAVKYFESKGDEYKLELIEGLDDGSITFYEQGNFTDLCRGPHIPHTGFIKAIKCLSVAGAYWRGDEKRKQLTRIYGITFPKQKELTQYLHMLEEAKKRDHRKLGKELDLFTFSEKVGMGLPLWLPKGAKLRERLESFMRKAQVRSGYEPVVTPHIGHKDLYVTSGHYQKYGADSFQPISTPHEGEEFLLKPMNCPHHCEIYKSRPRSYKDLPVRYAEFGTVYRYEQSGELHGLTRVRGFTQDDAHIFCMQDQVKDEFTKVIDLVLYVFESLGFEDYTAQISLRDPENKEKYIGSDEAWEKAERAIIEAATEKGLNTVTELGEAAFYGPKLDFMVKDALGRKWQLGTIQVDYTLPERFELEYTGSDNQKHRPVMIHRAPFGSLERFVAVLIEHCGGEFPLWLTPDQVAILPISEKYADYAQELYKVLESEDITGFVDNRDEKIGRKIRDAEVKKIPIMLIVGEKEAADRAVSVRRHGHGDAGSFSIEEFITYFNNEKADSLSQR, encoded by the coding sequence ATGAGCCAAGAGCAAATAAAAATCACCTTACCTGACGAAAGTATAAGAGAATATGCGTCAGGAGCCTCAGCGATGGATGTCGCTGTAAGTATTAGCGAAGGACTTGCAAGAAACGTACTAGCAGCCGAAGTAAATGGAGAAGTTTGGGACGCCAATCGCCCAATGTCTCAAGATTCTTCAGTAAAACTACTCACCTGGAACGATCAAGACGGTAAATCTACTTTTTGGCATTCATCAGCACACCTAATGGCCGAAGCACTTGAGGCGTTATACCCAGGTGTTAAGCTAGGAATAGGCCCAGCCATAGAAAATGGGTACTATTACGATGTAGATTTCGGGGAGCAAGAATTTGATTCGGCACACCTAGAAAAGATAGAGCAAAAGATGCTCGAACTGGCCCGTCAGAAAAATACATTTATCAGAAAAGACATTTCCAAAGCCGACGCTGTTAAATACTTCGAATCTAAAGGCGACGAATATAAACTTGAATTGATCGAAGGGCTTGATGATGGCAGCATTACCTTCTATGAGCAAGGAAATTTCACAGACTTATGTCGAGGGCCACATATTCCACACACAGGATTCATCAAGGCGATTAAGTGTTTGAGTGTAGCTGGTGCTTATTGGCGTGGCGATGAAAAGCGAAAACAACTAACTCGAATTTACGGTATTACTTTCCCTAAACAGAAGGAGCTTACGCAATACCTTCATATGTTGGAGGAGGCCAAAAAACGAGATCACAGAAAACTAGGTAAAGAATTAGACCTATTCACGTTCTCTGAAAAAGTTGGAATGGGGCTTCCTTTGTGGTTGCCAAAAGGCGCCAAGTTAAGGGAACGTCTAGAAAGCTTTATGCGAAAGGCGCAGGTACGTTCTGGCTATGAACCAGTCGTAACCCCGCATATTGGTCATAAAGATTTGTATGTAACCTCAGGGCACTACCAAAAATATGGTGCTGACTCGTTTCAGCCGATCAGTACACCACACGAAGGAGAGGAGTTCTTGTTAAAGCCAATGAACTGCCCACATCACTGTGAAATTTATAAGTCAAGACCGAGATCCTACAAGGATTTGCCAGTTCGCTACGCTGAGTTCGGTACAGTATATAGATACGAACAAAGTGGTGAACTACATGGCCTGACTCGTGTAAGAGGTTTTACTCAAGATGATGCACACATTTTTTGTATGCAAGATCAGGTGAAGGATGAATTCACTAAAGTGATTGATTTAGTGCTTTATGTATTTGAATCTCTTGGATTTGAAGATTATACAGCACAGATTTCTTTGCGTGATCCAGAAAACAAAGAAAAGTACATTGGTTCAGATGAAGCATGGGAAAAGGCCGAGCGCGCCATTATTGAAGCAGCAACGGAGAAAGGGTTAAATACAGTGACCGAACTAGGTGAAGCGGCTTTTTACGGTCCAAAGCTGGACTTTATGGTAAAAGATGCTTTGGGTAGAAAATGGCAACTAGGAACTATTCAGGTAGACTATACATTACCAGAACGTTTCGAATTAGAATATACTGGGTCAGATAACCAAAAGCATAGGCCAGTAATGATCCATAGAGCACCATTTGGTTCATTGGAACGTTTTGTGGCGGTTTTGATTGAGCACTGTGGAGGAGAGTTTCCACTATGGCTGACACCAGACCAGGTGGCAATACTGCCTATCTCTGAAAAATATGCGGATTATGCACAAGAGCTATACAAAGTCTTGGAATCTGAAGATATCACGGGTTTTGTAGATAATAGAGATGAAAAAATAGGCAGAAAGATTCGTGATGCTGAAGTGAAAAAGATACCGATCATGCTGATTGTTGGAGAGAAAGAAGCTGCGGATAGAGCGGTTTCAGTGAGAAGACATGGGCATGGTGATGCAGGTTCTTTCAGTATTGAAGAGTTTATTACTTATTTTAATAATGAAAAGGCCGACTCACTAAGTCAGCGTTAG
- the rpmI gene encoding 50S ribosomal protein L35: protein MPKVKTKSGAKKRFKLTGTGKIKRKHAFKSHILTKKETKQKRNLTNTGLVHKSDENNVKHMLNI from the coding sequence ATGCCTAAAGTAAAAACAAAGTCAGGAGCTAAAAAGCGTTTCAAATTGACAGGAACTGGCAAAATCAAAAGAAAGCATGCTTTCAAAAGCCATATCCTAACCAAAAAAGAGACGAAGCAAAAACGTAATTTGACGAACACCGGTTTGGTGCATAAGTCAGATGAGAATAACGTTAAGCACATGCTCAACATTTAA
- a CDS encoding LptF/LptG family permease — protein MKKIDRLVFGSFIGPFLLTLVVVDFILLLVTLLKYFDQIMGKGLSAATFAELITYFSISSSPDAFPLAVLLSSIMTYGNLGEHSELTAVKSSGISLVRTLLPIFLFVILLTGFTYYSNTQLVPKTNLKTYSLLWDMRTKKPALDIKEGVFYTGIPGYSIKVNEKIGDEQLKDIIIYDHSKSNVQGNTEVILADSGRMYSFMNQRYLTLELYDGTRYQENVKENFEDKAAGGQFVRDDFTFSKMSFDLSSFEMGDTDENLFRRSRLVQTRDQLKLGIDSMQRDIHNREEQMFSFVANTFNYHFVNASPVPDQIAIPKAYYDSLRQARIDARMAKYDQPDSGRVVESPEKVQLAVTENKQALKNRPGNINEAQAKTNNQVESRTQVVNNQRKVTPAYKQRSFEENIEFFENYFNPKDTLVRRDNTRMSSALSFGINKSRSAQNILKSRLTALDNIKRDQRKYVVTKNQQISRSMACLIMFLIGAPIGAIIKKGGLGLPVIVSVIFFLIYYVFNTTGDKWGKEGVMDPAIAVWISNAVLLPFGLFFLRQARNDASLFEVDFYSSLLNKLKKPFSKKKELKTA, from the coding sequence ATGAAGAAGATTGATAGACTGGTATTTGGGTCCTTTATTGGGCCATTCTTGTTGACGCTAGTCGTAGTGGATTTTATTCTACTATTGGTCACGCTACTCAAATACTTCGATCAAATCATGGGTAAAGGACTGAGTGCTGCCACGTTTGCCGAGCTCATCACTTACTTCTCAATCTCAAGTTCACCCGATGCATTCCCTTTAGCCGTTCTACTAAGCTCCATTATGACTTATGGTAATTTAGGGGAGCACTCAGAATTAACGGCAGTCAAAAGTTCTGGGATATCTTTGGTTAGGACGCTTTTGCCGATTTTCCTTTTTGTCATTCTGCTAACCGGATTTACCTACTATTCAAATACCCAATTGGTACCGAAGACCAATCTGAAGACTTACAGTTTGCTTTGGGATATGCGTACTAAAAAACCTGCATTAGACATCAAAGAAGGTGTTTTTTATACAGGTATTCCAGGTTATAGCATTAAGGTAAATGAAAAAATTGGAGATGAGCAGTTAAAAGATATCATTATCTACGACCACTCTAAATCGAATGTTCAAGGGAATACAGAAGTCATTTTAGCCGATTCGGGGAGGATGTATTCTTTCATGAATCAGAGGTATTTGACATTGGAATTGTATGATGGCACACGATACCAAGAAAACGTTAAAGAGAATTTTGAAGATAAAGCGGCCGGAGGGCAGTTTGTTAGAGATGACTTTACCTTCAGTAAAATGTCTTTTGATCTATCATCTTTTGAAATGGGAGATACGGATGAGAACCTTTTTAGAAGGAGTAGGCTCGTTCAAACCCGAGATCAACTAAAACTGGGAATCGACTCCATGCAGCGAGATATTCATAATCGGGAAGAACAAATGTTCAGTTTTGTGGCTAATACATTCAATTATCATTTTGTGAATGCTTCGCCAGTCCCTGATCAAATAGCTATTCCAAAGGCCTATTATGACTCACTAAGGCAAGCCAGAATTGATGCTCGAATGGCAAAATACGATCAACCAGATTCTGGTCGGGTAGTGGAAAGTCCTGAAAAGGTCCAGTTGGCGGTAACTGAAAACAAGCAAGCGCTTAAAAATCGTCCAGGTAATATTAATGAAGCACAAGCCAAAACCAATAATCAAGTTGAGTCAAGAACCCAAGTCGTGAACAATCAGCGTAAAGTGACGCCAGCTTACAAACAAAGATCATTTGAGGAAAACATAGAGTTCTTCGAAAACTATTTTAACCCAAAGGATACCTTAGTCAGGAGAGACAACACTCGAATGAGTTCTGCCTTGAGTTTTGGTATTAATAAGTCGCGATCGGCACAGAATATTTTGAAATCAAGATTAACGGCCCTTGACAACATAAAGAGAGACCAGAGAAAATATGTCGTTACCAAAAACCAGCAAATTTCGAGGTCCATGGCATGTTTGATTATGTTCTTAATTGGCGCACCAATAGGAGCTATCATAAAGAAGGGAGGATTGGGGCTCCCAGTGATCGTTTCGGTCATATTCTTTTTGATTTACTATGTTTTCAATACCACGGGTGACAAGTGGGGTAAAGAAGGAGTGATGGACCCTGCAATTGCAGTATGGATTTCTAATGCCGTTTTACTACCATTTGGTCTGTTTTTCCTACGTCAGGCAAGAAATGATGCAAGCCTTTTTGAAGTAGATTTCTATTCAAGTCTGCTCAATAAATTGAAAAAACCTTTTTCAAAGAAGAAGGAATTAAAAACAGCCTAG